Genomic window (bacterium):
CCGGGGTCCATACGGATGGGCACGTGCGGGGCCAGTTGGGCGCCGTCCACCAGTATGCGCGCGCCGTTCGCGTGGGCTATCTTCGCCAGCTCGTGAACCGGAACCAACAGGCCCGTCACGTTGCTCGCCCCCGTGACCGCAATCAGAGCCAGCCGACCGGAGAGGCTCTCCACGAGCCTGCGGGTGGCATCCAGGTCAACGACGCCCTCCGCGGAGAAGGGGAGATAAGCCAGCTCGGCGTACCGCCGCCAGGGCAGGTCGTTGGAGTGGTGCTCCAGCGAGCTCACGAGGACCACGGGGTTCTCGGGATAGCCGAGGGAGCAGGCCAGCTTGTTGACGGCCTCGGTGGTGTTGCAGCTGAAGACGGCGGTGTGGTCGTCTTTCCCGGCCCCGACGAAGTCGAGCACGATCTCCCGGGCCCGCTCGTAGGCGTGGGTGGACACGGCGCTCTTGAAGCCGGTGCCGCGGTGGATCGAGGAGTACCAGCCGATGAGCTCGTCCACCTTGTCCCGCACCGGGGACAGGGCCGGAGTGCTGGCGGCGTTGTCCAGATAGACGTACCGCCGCGTGCCGCCCGTGGCCAGGGGGACCTTTTTGTCCCAACCGACCACGTACTCGCGGATGTTAGTCAGTGATAAATCCGCCAATGCCTCTCCTTGATTTTCCCGCTTGAAACGTAGTCACGCCTCCGGCGAGGCGAATTGACGCCTTGGTTTCGCGCCGCCGGGGGATTATAATACGGAAAACTTGGTAACGCCCCTGGCGAAAAATCCCGCCGGAGGTCTGTTTAAAAGATGCTCCAACGCACGTTGTTCACGCTGCTCCTGGCGTCCTTCCCCGTCTCGGCCCTGACGCTGGACCTGGACGGGCTGAAGGTGGACCTCGACGAGCCCGATGGAACCGAGCAATACGCCTACTAGACGGGGCATATCCTCTTGTTGCGGCCCGAAGGCGAGGCGTTGGGCGT
Coding sequences:
- a CDS encoding aminotransferase class V-fold PLP-dependent enzyme; amino-acid sequence: MADLSLTNIREYVVGWDKKVPLATGGTRRYVYLDNAASTPALSPVRDKVDELIGWYSSIHRGTGFKSAVSTHAYERAREIVLDFVGAGKDDHTAVFSCNTTEAVNKLACSLGYPENPVVLVSSLEHHSNDLPWRRYAELAYLPFSAEGVVDLDATRRLVESLSGRLALIAVTGASNVTGLLVPVHELAKIAHANGARILVDGAQLAPHVPIRMDPG